TACGACATCCGCCACGGCGACCTGAGCCAACGCGAAGATGCGGTCGGGCTGCGCCAGTCCCAGGCGCTGATCGAGGCACTCATCGCGCGGGAGGAAAGCGAGCATCAGATCCCGCCGGAGCGCATCGTGCTGGCGGGCTTCTCGCAAGGCTGCGCGATGACGCTGATGACCGGCCTGCGTTTTCCGAAGCGGCTGGCCGGGCTGGTCGGGCTCTCCGGTTATCTGCCGCTGTTGCCGCAGACCGAGGCCGAACGGCATGAGGCCAATGCCCGGACGCCGATCTTCCTGGCGCACGGCACGGGTGACGCCGTGGTCGCGCCGGCCCGCGCCCAGGCCAGCCTGGCGGAGCTGCAGCGGTTGGGCTACGACGTGCAGTGGCAGACCTATCCGATGGGCCACGAGGTGAGCATGGCGGAGATCCAGGATCTGCAGACGTGGCTGATCCGCACCCTGACGGCGGCCGCGGGCTGAATGGCCGATCGATACCGCTGGTTGGGGACCGCCAACCCTGGGTTGTGGAATTGGCGACAAACGCACACCTGATCGGGGTTGACCGCCGCGCCGGCCGGATTCAGGCCCGGATTGCGGGAATGTCTTCGTTCCGGACTGCAGCGCGCTTGCTATAACCGGCGCCATCGTCGCCCGACTGGGCACGCTTGACACACGGTCCATGCCCTTCGCCCTCACTGCTACCCCCGCCACTCGCGCCGGTCGCGCCGGTCGCGCCGCTCGCGTCATCACCAAGTCCCTACCCGCGCTGTCGGCGCTGGCGATCGGCCTGATGCCGATCCAGGGGCTGAACGCCGCCCCCGCGACCGCGCTCAAGCCGGTCGCCGCAGCAGCCGCAGCAGCCACCGCGCCGGTCAGTGCCAAGCTGCCGATCACCCACGATGTCTACGCCACCTGGCGCAGCATCCAGGGCACGCAGTTGAGCCGGAACGGCCAATGGTTGGCCTATGCGCTGGTGGCCCAGGAGGCCGACGGCGAACTCGTGCTGCGTCGATTCGCCGACGGCCATGAATGGCGGGCCGAACGCGGCACCGCGCCGGTGTTCAGCGCGGACGGTCGCTTCGTGGCCTTCGCCGTGCAACCCACACGCGCCGAGCTCGACAAGGCGAAGACGGACAAGAAGAAAGGCGACGACGCGCCCAAGGCCGGCGCCGCCTGGATGGATCTGTCGACCGGCAAGGTCGAGGTGGTGGAACGGGTGAAGCGCTTTGCCTGGGGCAAGGACGGCGGCGTCCACCTGGCGATGTTGTTGGAGCCGCCGATCAAGAAGGATGGCGCCAAGGGCGACGCCAAGGCCGAGTCCGCCGCGAAAGCCGATGAGGCGCCCGACCTGTCGGCGTACCGCGAGGCCGACGACACGCTGCCCGGCATCGCCGGCGTTGGCAGCGACCAGGAAGCGGCGTTCGATGGCTTGACCGGCCCCTCACCGAAGAAGGCCCCGGGGACCGAGTTGATCCTCATCGACGCGGCCACGGGGCAGCGCCATTCGATCAAGGACGTCGCCGATTTCGCCTGGTCGCTCAAGGGCGATCAATTGGCCTACAGCGTCTCGGTCAAGGAGGCGCCCAAGGGCAAGAGCGCAGCACCGGCGACCGCAGCGGCCTCAGGTGCCAGCGCCACCGTGGCCAGCACGTCCGGTGCCGCATCAACACCTACTGCCGACGCGAAGCCGACCACCGACGACAGCTTGAGAGAAGGCGTCTACCTGATCGATCCGGCCGAGCCGGGCAAGCCGCGGGTGCTGCTGGCCGGCGCCGGCAGCTACAAGCAGCTGCGCTTCGACGAGCAGGGCCGGCAGTTGGCGTTTGTCAGCAACCGCGACCATCTGGCGCTTCAGGCGGCCTCCAAGGGCAAGTCGGCTGCCGCGGCTGCAGCGAGGCCGGACAAGGCAGCCGAGGCCGAGTTGGAAGCCAAGGCTGAAACCAGGTCCGAAGCCCGATCGGAATCGAAAGACGCGGCCAAGGACAGCAAGGACGCCAAGCCCGATCCCACGCCGTTCAAGCTGTTCCTGTGGCGGGCCAGGGCGGAGACGGCCTCGGTGCTCGTCAGCGGCGACACCGCGGGCATGCCCGCCGGTTGGACCCCCAGCGAGCATGCGCCGCTGAACTTCAGCAAGGACGGCCAGCGGCTGTTCCTCAGCACCACCGAGCTGCCGGCGCCCGAAGCCAAGGACGCACCGGAGCCGATGAAGGTCGACCTCTGGCACTGGAAGGATCCGGAGCTGCAGTCGGCGCAGAAGGTGAAGGCGGAGAGGGAACGGGTGCGAAGCTATCGCGCCGTGGTTCATCTCGGCAGCCTCGGGCAGGCGCCGGCCGCATCGTCGGATGCATCGGGATCGTCTGGACCGGCACCACGGTTCGTGCA
The Roseateles amylovorans genome window above contains:
- a CDS encoding alpha/beta hydrolase; the encoded protein is MTLESIELQTRETPRFTIIVLHGLGADGNDFVPVCQTLDLSPVLAHGGLRFVLPNAPEIPVTINNGMRMPAWYDIRHGDLSQREDAVGLRQSQALIEALIAREESEHQIPPERIVLAGFSQGCAMTLMTGLRFPKRLAGLVGLSGYLPLLPQTEAERHEANARTPIFLAHGTGDAVVAPARAQASLAELQRLGYDVQWQTYPMGHEVSMAEIQDLQTWLIRTLTAAAG